The nucleotide sequence CGGGAGAAGCAGATGGAGGCTGTGATGAGCGTCGACGACACCACCCCCGGGCACGCGATCCGGACAGGCGGGCAGGGGACGCGGGTGAACGGTCCCCGGGTGTTGGTGGCGGGGGCGAGCATCGCGGGACCCGCGCTGGCCCACTGGCTGCGCCGGTGGGGAGCTGAGGTGACCGTGGTGGAGCGGGCTCCCGAGCTGCGTCCCGGCGGCCAGGCGGTGGACGCCCGCGGGATCGCCAAGGAGGTCATCGGGCGCATGGGGTTGGACGCGGCGGTGCGCGCGGCGTGCACCGACACCGCCGGCGCGCACACCGTGGACGCGGACGGGCAGGTGCTGGAGACCTTCCGTGCCGACGACGACGGTGGCGACGGGTTCATCGCGGACATCGAGATCCTGCGCGGGGACCTGGCCCAGGTCCTCTACGACGACACCCGCGACGGCGTCGAGTACGTCTTCGGCGACCGAATCGCCGGGCTCGCCCAGGACGCGGACGGGGTCGACGTGGTCTTCGCGGGCGGCAACCGGCGGCGCTTCGACCTGGTGGTCGGGGCAGACGGGCTGCACTCGGAGCTGCGAGCGATGGTCTTCGGGCCGCATGAGCGGTTCCTGCGTCACCTCGGGCACGTGCTGGCCTTCTTCAGCGTGCCCAACGAGTTCGGGCTGGACCGCTGGCTGCTGGAGTACCAGGATCAGGAGTCCGGGCGCTCCGCCCTCCTGCGGCCCATCCAGGACGCCACCCGGGCGATGGCCATGTTCTACTTCGACGCGGCCGACTTCGCCGTCGACCACCGTGACGTCGCAGCCCAGAAGGCCCTGCTGCGGAAGCGGATGGCGGGCATGGGCTGGTTGACCCCGGACATCCTCGCGCACCTGGACGACACTCCGGACTTCTACCTCGACCAGGTCGCCCAGGTGATGATGGACCGCTGGTCGAGTGGACGGGTGGGGTTGCTCGGGGACGCGGCGTTCAGCTCGTCGCCGATGTCCGGGCAGGGCACCGGGCTGGCACTGGTCGGTGCCTACCTGCTGGCCGGAGAGCTGGCCGCCGCCGGCTGGGACCCCACCTCAGGGTTCGCCCGCTACGAGGCGCGGATGCGCTCGTTCGTCGAGGCCAACCAGGAGATCGGCCGGCTGAACGCCCGCAGCCGCGACCTCCCCGGGCCGGACGCCGAGCCGCGCCCCGATTTCGCCGGCGAATGGTTCACCGAGTTGGTGGGGCGCGCGATCAACGGCGCCGAACTGCCCGACTACGCGGGAGTGGCCGAAGGTCAGCGAGGCTCACGGCAGTGAACTGCCAGTTCTACGCGGGCGTTTGCCCCAGCGACCGCTGTCCGAGGCGGTAGGGTTCGTTCCCGGTCGGTGGGGGGGCGCGCTATGTCCGGTGCAACTGTGGCCGACGTATGGCGCGCCAGGCTTCTCCTTGGGATACGGCCCTGTGCCAACGGCAGGGCAGTGCCCCGCGCTGGCTGATCGGGGACGACCCGTACGCGACCTCCAACTGCTCGGTGCGGAAGGCCGTCGACCGTCTCCCCAAGTCATCGTCCGGCAGCGTCTCGGCCGACCTGAACCGCCGGATCGTCATTTCCCAATCGGCGGGAAACCGCCCGGCCCTGCGGATGACTGCCGAAGCCCGGCCGGGAGGCACATCCCCCAGCCAATACCGGCCACAGCGCCACCGAGCCCGCCCGACGGCAGCCGCTGAAGGGGCTTCAGGCGCTCGCACCGTATCGCTCGGGGTGGGCGAGCACCGTGGCGAGCGGTCCGAGAACGACGCGAGGAACGGCACTCCCATAGTGACTTAAAGCAATGATTCAGTTTCAGTGAGTTACGATTACGTCGGCCAGCTGGTCGTTGTCGTCCTGGCGTACTCGCAAGGAGTGTTCGTGAAGCTTTTCCACCGTCCCCTTCAAGCTGCCCTGGCGGCAGTGGCGTCAAGTGCCGCGCTGGCCATGATGGCGCTCCCGGGGCCGGCTCACGCCGAGTCCGGTCGCGGTCCGGAAGCACGTCAAGTGGCCGCCGGCTCCCTTACCCAGTGCGGTTTCTTCCGGTACAGCGTCCGCGAGTCCCAGTTCGCCGGATACAACCACTGCGGCGAGACAACAGTGCGCGTACATGTCGACGTCAGGGGGCATGGCAGCACGAATGACTACCACCTGTGCGTCAACCCCGGCCGCACCCAGCTGCCTGGCGCGGGCCCGAACTATCTCAACGTGTACTACATCGGCGGAGCCGGCTGCCGGGCCGGAGAGCGCACCGCGCACACGGCCCACTGAATCCTTAGGTGTCAAGCATTTCAATCCTCGCTGAAATTGTTTGACGCTGCCGGACGCCTCGGCACATGTTTGCCCTTCACATCAGCGTGGGGAGAGGCACATGACCGAGTGGGTACTGGCATTTGACGCCGACTGCCGATTCTGTGAAGAAGTGGTAGATCGGGTTCGGGCCTCCGTCGACGGCACGTTGACCACCGCGGGCCTTACGGAGCCCCGTATTCGCGGCCTGCGGTCGCGTGCCCTGGGGGAAGGGGCCCCATGGGCCCCGACCCTGTTGGCGGTCAACGGCGATCAGGTGCGGGCCTGGACCGGAACCGCGCTGTCCCTGCGCCTGGCCCGGCTGTTGGGGCCTGCGGACTCGCTGCGGGTGGTGCGTGCACTCCGCGATCTCGATGTGCTGCGGCCCCCGAGCCGTCGAGGAATCCTCAAGGCCGTGCCAGGTCTGGCCCTGGGAACGTTTCTGGTCACCGGCGGCCTGGCCGCGTCACCCGCGCAAGCCATGACCCGCGCGAAGGGCAGCAAGGCGTCGCGATGGGTGAAGGCCCATCTCGACCGACTGCCCTCCGGCTATGCCGAGTTCGTCTCCTACCCCGCCGACTATCGGCGCGCCATCTACGGCGCGCTGTCGGCTTCGGCTCGGAGCGATCTGTGGGTGGCGCACTTCGCGAACTACCGCAAGACACACCCCGGTCTGACGGCCGAGCAATCCGCCGTCCTCGACGACGCGACGCGGACGGCACCGCAGATCATCGCGGGGCGGCGGCAGGGAGAAGCCGCCGAAGGCCTGGAAGGAGCGGCTCTGGCGGTGTTCGGCGAGAGCGAGGCGCGGGCGATTCTCCGGGTGTTGGGCCCTGCCGACACGCAGAGCGTGTCGCCTCGGAGCGATCAGAACGTCCAGCTCGTCGACTGCAATTCCCAGTGCGCGGGAACTGGAAGCTGCGACACGGTGTGCTACGCCTCACCGTATTACTGCAACTGGACGGATTACGGCTGCGGTCCACTGTGGCTGGGACCATGCAGCGGATTGTGTAACTGACGCCCCCTGCCGGGAGCTTGCGCCCTCCCAGGAGCGGCTGGTCGCACCCTCGCGGCAAGTTGGTCGGGGGGCGATCGTGGCCGTGGCGTGCACGCTCCCGTCGTCGGTCACATGCTCGACGCGCTTCTCGCCGTGCGCCACGAGCTTCCCTGCGTCGACGACGTACCCGCGGTGACGGTCGCGTCCACTCTGCCGCCCTGGGCCTGCTGGCCGGACACGTCGGCAACTCCCTCGCCGTCACCGGCTCGATCGTGGCCGACACCGGCGCCCGTTGATCGGGCAGACCCCATGAAGAAGCCCCAGGCCCGCGACCAGGGGCTTCTCCCGGGGCTTCTTTGCTGTGCGGGCCGCTCTCAGAGCCTGCGCAGCGGGAGGTTCAGTGCCTCTGCCGTGAAGCGGGGCCTGCCCGAGGGCAGTGCGCGGGCCGGCCAGGAGAGGGTGACGGTGCGGCTCTCCCCCGGCAGCAGCCATAGGTAGTTGTCGCTGTAGCGGGTCGGGAGCACCCGGGTGTCGCCGTGCGCGTCCCGTACGCCGAGGCGGACCAAGGCGGCAACCGAGGCGCCGTCGTTGCGGAGGGTGATCGCCGCCTCGTCGCGGGCCTTGCGGCGGACCGTCGTACGCAGCCGGGCGGGCGCAAGGTCGTTGACGGCCCGTACGTCGGAGGCCGCGCGGTAGCGCAGGTAGGAGTTGTCGGAGACCTCAGTACCGTGCCGGTCCGTGAGCGTCAGCCGCAGCAGGTGCGGGGTGGGCAGCGCTGCGGAGAACGGCACGGTGAACGCGGCCACCGAGGAGGACGCGGGTACGTCCAGGGTGCGGGTCTGCGCTCCGGCGAGCCGCTTGCCGTGCAGGTCGACGAGTTGGGCGGTTACCTTCGCACCGGTCAGGTCGGCGGCGGTCTGGTTGACCGCGTGCACCTGCCAATCGGCAAGGCTCGCCTGGACATGCAGCGGCTCGCACGCCTTGCGGGCGCCGTAGTAGCTGCCGTTGACGTCCAGGTCGTAGTCGTAGGTCTGCCAGACGGTGCTGTGGTGCGCCGGGTGGGACATCCACAGCAGC is from Streptomyces sp. NBC_00370 and encodes:
- a CDS encoding FAD-dependent monooxygenase, with protein sequence MSVDDTTPGHAIRTGGQGTRVNGPRVLVAGASIAGPALAHWLRRWGAEVTVVERAPELRPGGQAVDARGIAKEVIGRMGLDAAVRAACTDTAGAHTVDADGQVLETFRADDDGGDGFIADIEILRGDLAQVLYDDTRDGVEYVFGDRIAGLAQDADGVDVVFAGGNRRRFDLVVGADGLHSELRAMVFGPHERFLRHLGHVLAFFSVPNEFGLDRWLLEYQDQESGRSALLRPIQDATRAMAMFYFDAADFAVDHRDVAAQKALLRKRMAGMGWLTPDILAHLDDTPDFYLDQVAQVMMDRWSSGRVGLLGDAAFSSSPMSGQGTGLALVGAYLLAGELAAAGWDPTSGFARYEARMRSFVEANQEIGRLNARSRDLPGPDAEPRPDFAGEWFTELVGRAINGAELPDYAGVAEGQRGSRQ
- a CDS encoding DUF6355 family natural product biosynthesis protein; translation: MASSAALAMMALPGPAHAESGRGPEARQVAAGSLTQCGFFRYSVRESQFAGYNHCGETTVRVHVDVRGHGSTNDYHLCVNPGRTQLPGAGPNYLNVYYIGGAGCRAGERTAHTAH
- a CDS encoding bacteriocin fulvocin C-related protein — translated: MTEWVLAFDADCRFCEEVVDRVRASVDGTLTTAGLTEPRIRGLRSRALGEGAPWAPTLLAVNGDQVRAWTGTALSLRLARLLGPADSLRVVRALRDLDVLRPPSRRGILKAVPGLALGTFLVTGGLAASPAQAMTRAKGSKASRWVKAHLDRLPSGYAEFVSYPADYRRAIYGALSASARSDLWVAHFANYRKTHPGLTAEQSAVLDDATRTAPQIIAGRRQGEAAEGLEGAALAVFGESEARAILRVLGPADTQSVSPRSDQNVQLVDCNSQCAGTGSCDTVCYASPYYCNWTDYGCGPLWLGPCSGLCN